Proteins encoded by one window of Rubinisphaera margarita:
- a CDS encoding SulP family inorganic anion transporter: protein MSNSSINREVPRGNASGFITYFKQDFLSGFLVFLIALPLCLGISVASGFPPIAGIFTAIVGSVVAIFISDSELTIKGPAAGLIVIAVGCIEAFGGDGMIGGWSAADQAAFRAALAVGVVAAVLQILFGFLRAGILGEFFPISAVHGMLAAIGVIIIAKQIPVALGVSASGEPLEMLLEVPKYVSEANPAIAAIGLVSVLIMFIWPLAGSRFAFAKMLPAPLIVLLAAIPMGMGFDLLHEHSYTLQNHQYQLGEQYLVAMPDRVFGMFDQITTPDFSVLSQPTAWSWIMMFFIIGSLESLLSAKAVDLIDPWRRRSNMDRDMIAVGAGNLCASLVGGLPMISEIVRSRANIDNGARTRFANFWHGMFLLVCVALIPMVLHRIPMAALAAMLIYTGFRLAHPREFMNVMRIGREQFVIFVTTLVAVLATDLLIGIAIGIVTKFIIHMANGVPLRSFFKPEIEVVEDDGTTVRIVARKSAVFSNWIQMKIRIEREGLLVGKNVELDLSETRLVDHSVMDKLHGLENDFEQYGLTFTVLGLESHRPFTQHAHAARKRIYADKV, encoded by the coding sequence ATGTCCAACTCTTCAATCAATCGTGAAGTTCCGCGAGGGAACGCCAGCGGCTTCATTACTTACTTCAAGCAGGATTTTCTGTCCGGGTTTCTTGTCTTCTTGATTGCTCTGCCGTTGTGCCTCGGAATTTCCGTCGCGAGTGGCTTTCCTCCCATTGCCGGGATCTTTACCGCGATCGTGGGATCGGTGGTTGCGATTTTTATCAGCGATTCCGAACTGACGATCAAAGGTCCTGCTGCCGGGCTGATTGTCATCGCGGTCGGATGCATTGAGGCATTCGGTGGTGACGGCATGATTGGCGGATGGTCGGCAGCCGATCAGGCCGCCTTCCGGGCCGCGCTTGCGGTTGGAGTCGTCGCCGCTGTGCTGCAGATTCTTTTCGGCTTTTTGCGAGCTGGTATTCTGGGCGAGTTCTTCCCGATTTCAGCCGTGCACGGCATGCTGGCCGCGATTGGTGTGATCATCATTGCGAAGCAGATCCCGGTCGCTCTCGGGGTGAGCGCTTCAGGCGAGCCATTGGAGATGTTGCTTGAGGTGCCGAAGTACGTGAGCGAGGCGAACCCGGCGATCGCCGCGATTGGTCTGGTCAGCGTACTCATCATGTTCATCTGGCCGCTGGCGGGAAGTCGCTTCGCATTTGCCAAGATGCTCCCCGCTCCGTTGATCGTACTGCTGGCAGCCATTCCGATGGGAATGGGATTCGATCTGCTGCACGAGCATTCCTACACGTTGCAGAACCATCAATACCAGTTGGGCGAACAGTATCTGGTGGCCATGCCGGATCGGGTCTTCGGAATGTTCGATCAGATCACGACACCGGACTTCAGCGTGCTGTCGCAGCCGACGGCCTGGTCGTGGATCATGATGTTCTTCATCATCGGCAGCCTGGAATCGCTGCTGAGTGCCAAAGCGGTCGATCTGATCGATCCCTGGAGACGCCGGTCGAACATGGATCGGGATATGATCGCCGTCGGAGCTGGAAACCTGTGTGCTTCGCTGGTGGGCGGACTGCCGATGATTTCGGAGATTGTCCGCAGCCGGGCGAATATTGATAACGGAGCCCGGACACGCTTCGCCAACTTCTGGCACGGAATGTTTCTGCTTGTCTGTGTCGCGCTGATCCCGATGGTGCTGCATCGGATTCCGATGGCGGCACTGGCGGCCATGCTGATCTACACCGGCTTTCGCCTGGCTCATCCCCGTGAGTTCATGAACGTGATGCGGATCGGGCGTGAGCAGTTCGTGATCTTCGTGACGACGCTCGTCGCCGTACTCGCGACCGATCTGCTGATTGGCATCGCGATCGGCATCGTCACCAAGTTCATCATTCACATGGCGAATGGCGTTCCACTGCGATCGTTCTTCAAACCGGAGATCGAAGTCGTCGAAGACGATGGCACTACGGTGCGGATCGTTGCCCGTAAGTCGGCCGTGTTCAGCAACTGGATTCAGATGAAGATTCGGATCGAACGCGAAGGACTTCTCGTCGGCAAGAATGTCGAACTCGATCTCTCGGAAACCCGGCTGGTGGATCACAGCGTGATGGACAAGTTGCACGGCCTGGAGAATGACTTCGAGCAGTATGGACTGACCTTCACCGTGCTTGGGCTTGAGTCCCATCGGCCGTTCACTCAGCACGCCCACGCGGCACGCAAACGGATCTACGCCGACAAGGTCTGA
- a CDS encoding M20 family metallopeptidase, whose amino-acid sequence MIDDDELKSRLTALTRDLILIPSTESRPEERGRCFDLLAHHLDSLPNVRIDYYEINDHRSMVVRPDGIQFPDILLCGHLDVIEHSQHNCYRSKIENGRIYGPGSGDMKGQIAILTELQRSLQTRHPGISVGLAITSDEERGGLDGVRYLCKTVGLRCGQAIIPDGGSLNDITIEEKGVIHGRVRQSGHEAHGARPWLGENAVEKLMVRLTRLKLHFAQYWPTESIEEQVNHWFPTCCVTIIGTENTTPNRIPDQAEATIDVRFPPPHSLESMTATIRELLGEDVEFEPLMTAEPTHLDPDPLFSEITTELTGNPVRHVKASGGSDSRFFRDHNIPVNLSRPLVGNLHAIDEWIDIQSMVTYYRICERYIERKLNPT is encoded by the coding sequence ATGATCGACGACGATGAATTGAAATCGAGGCTCACCGCGCTGACCCGAGACCTGATTCTGATCCCCTCCACGGAAAGCCGTCCGGAAGAGCGGGGACGTTGCTTCGACCTGCTGGCCCATCATCTCGACAGCCTGCCCAATGTCCGCATCGATTACTACGAGATCAACGACCATCGCTCGATGGTCGTCCGTCCCGACGGGATTCAATTTCCCGACATCCTCCTCTGCGGCCATCTCGATGTGATCGAACATTCCCAGCACAACTGTTACCGATCGAAGATCGAGAACGGTCGCATCTATGGGCCCGGCAGCGGCGACATGAAAGGTCAGATCGCCATTCTGACTGAATTACAGCGGTCCCTTCAGACCCGCCATCCCGGGATCTCGGTTGGACTGGCGATCACCTCCGATGAAGAGCGCGGCGGACTCGACGGGGTGCGGTATCTCTGCAAAACCGTTGGGCTCCGATGCGGCCAGGCAATAATTCCCGATGGGGGTTCGCTGAATGACATCACCATTGAAGAGAAAGGGGTCATTCATGGACGCGTGCGGCAATCCGGACACGAAGCTCATGGCGCCCGCCCCTGGCTCGGCGAGAATGCGGTTGAGAAACTGATGGTGCGACTCACACGGCTCAAGCTTCACTTTGCCCAATACTGGCCGACTGAGTCGATCGAAGAACAGGTCAACCACTGGTTCCCGACATGCTGCGTCACGATTATCGGCACTGAGAATACTACTCCGAACCGGATCCCCGATCAGGCTGAAGCGACAATCGATGTGCGATTCCCTCCGCCGCATTCGCTCGAAAGCATGACCGCCACAATTCGGGAACTACTCGGAGAGGATGTCGAGTTCGAACCACTGATGACGGCCGAACCGACGCATCTCGATCCAGACCCGCTCTTTTCGGAGATCACAACCGAACTGACCGGCAATCCCGTCCGGCACGTCAAAGCCTCCGGAGGGAGCGACAGCCGTTTCTTCAGAGACCATAATATTCCCGTCAATCTGTCCCGCCCGCTGGTCGGCAATCTGCATGCAATCGACGAATGGATTGATATCCAGTCGATGGTCACTTATTACCGCATCTGTGAACGCTACATCGAACGCAAACTCAATCCGACCTGA
- a CDS encoding Gfo/Idh/MocA family protein, with protein sequence MYRREFSLCSLGLLAANPLWAQEADTPERQKTWTVGVIGHTGRGNFGHGLDVVWKGLPQARIIAVADGDQAGLEKELGRLKLEASAGYTDYREMLQNAKPEIVAICPRHVDQRKDMILAAIEAGVRGLYVEKPFVRTPAEADEIVRACEARNVKLAVAHRNRYHPVLQEVERLIADGRIGRLLEIRGRGKGDRRGGAEDLWVLGSHVLNLATYFGGSPETCSAVVLQDGRRVTREDVHEGAEGIGPLAGNEIHARYLLKNGVVAYFDSIANDQTRSQGFGIRLIGSDGVISLQCDALPLAHYIAGNPFQPSDSPEPWRPISTAGVDTEEPIPGLHKQIYDHTLAAQDLIKAIEEDRQPLCNFQEAALTIEMICAVFESHVQGSRAVPFPLQERDHPLLKL encoded by the coding sequence ATGTATCGACGTGAATTCTCGCTCTGTTCCCTCGGACTGCTGGCCGCAAATCCTCTCTGGGCTCAAGAGGCCGACACTCCGGAGCGGCAGAAGACGTGGACCGTCGGAGTCATTGGACATACAGGTCGGGGCAACTTCGGCCACGGGCTCGACGTCGTCTGGAAGGGGCTCCCCCAGGCCCGAATCATCGCCGTGGCTGATGGCGACCAGGCAGGGCTGGAGAAAGAACTCGGTCGCTTGAAGCTCGAAGCTTCCGCGGGTTACACCGACTACCGGGAAATGTTGCAGAACGCGAAGCCAGAGATCGTCGCCATCTGTCCCCGCCATGTCGATCAGCGGAAGGACATGATTCTCGCGGCCATTGAAGCCGGAGTTCGTGGACTTTACGTCGAGAAGCCATTCGTACGCACTCCTGCTGAGGCGGATGAAATTGTGCGGGCCTGTGAGGCGCGGAACGTGAAGCTCGCGGTCGCTCATCGAAACCGGTATCACCCGGTCCTGCAGGAGGTCGAACGCCTCATCGCGGATGGCCGGATCGGGCGACTGCTTGAAATCCGTGGTCGCGGCAAGGGCGATCGCCGAGGCGGAGCGGAGGACCTGTGGGTACTCGGCTCGCACGTGTTGAATCTGGCAACATACTTCGGCGGCTCCCCCGAGACCTGCTCAGCGGTGGTTCTTCAGGATGGTCGACGCGTGACCCGAGAAGATGTGCACGAGGGCGCGGAAGGAATCGGACCGCTGGCCGGAAACGAGATTCATGCGCGGTATCTGTTGAAGAATGGAGTCGTGGCCTACTTCGATTCCATCGCCAACGATCAGACGCGCAGCCAGGGATTCGGAATCCGATTGATCGGCAGTGATGGCGTAATCAGCCTGCAGTGCGACGCCTTGCCGCTGGCCCATTACATCGCCGGGAACCCATTCCAGCCCAGCGACTCTCCGGAACCATGGCGTCCGATCTCAACTGCGGGGGTAGACACCGAAGAACCGATTCCCGGTCTGCATAAACAGATCTACGATCACACGCTGGCTGCTCAGGATCTGATCAAAGCGATTGAAGAGGACCGTCAGCCACTCTGTAACTTTCAGGAAGCCGCCCTCACGATTGAGATGATCTGTGCCGTTTTCGAATCGCATGTGCAGGGCAGTCGAGCCGTTCCGTTTCCGCTTCAGGAAAGAGACCACCCTCTGCTCAAGCTGTAG
- a CDS encoding proton-conducting transporter transmembrane domain-containing protein gives MSELHLPWLELSIVVPLIGAVCLSRVRRVEAALKIAVAICTITFALACGEFIDFLTLGSFEAHDHVLFNILFPREVFVIDELSAILLPLGALIHLVVVMSTLKTKAPRFSLGWSLVAESLLLAIFSCRASWTLVVLLVASVIPPFFELHQRGRCTRIYVVHMSLFAGLLLTGWILLSATPAGTPLALVPGALLSASALLRAGIVPLHLWMTDLYEKAAFGTAILFCAPLVGAYAMMRLVLPIAPEWALQCIAILSIVTAVYAAGMALVQQEARRMFCYLCLCQSSLVLAGLELVTPIGLTGALCVWLSVGLSLTGFGITLRCIEARIGRVSLDEFHGLYRQMPTLAGFFLLTGLASIGFPATVGFVGMELLIEGAVDVYPLIGTMVVLAAALNGIVVLMAYFRIFTGRQQPTNIPMHARPAERVAVLLLTLLILGGGLYPHPGVALRYHAARELTQQRNRRNLSDPDTSAGSEAEQQSRNQNSHR, from the coding sequence ATGTCAGAACTGCATTTACCCTGGCTGGAACTTTCGATCGTTGTGCCGTTGATTGGCGCGGTCTGTCTGAGCCGGGTTCGTCGTGTCGAGGCGGCCCTGAAGATTGCGGTCGCCATCTGTACGATCACCTTCGCTCTGGCCTGTGGCGAGTTTATCGACTTTCTCACACTGGGGTCGTTCGAAGCTCACGATCACGTCCTGTTCAACATCCTGTTTCCGCGAGAAGTATTCGTCATCGATGAACTGAGCGCGATTCTACTACCGCTCGGAGCTTTGATTCATCTGGTGGTTGTGATGTCGACCTTGAAGACCAAAGCTCCCCGCTTTTCTCTCGGGTGGAGTCTGGTCGCCGAATCGCTGCTGCTGGCAATCTTCAGCTGCCGGGCGTCCTGGACGCTGGTTGTCTTGCTGGTTGCGTCGGTCATCCCTCCATTCTTCGAGTTGCACCAGCGCGGTCGATGCACCCGCATTTATGTTGTCCACATGAGTTTGTTTGCAGGACTTCTGCTTACGGGATGGATCCTCTTGAGTGCGACTCCAGCCGGAACTCCGCTCGCGCTTGTCCCCGGGGCCCTGCTTTCCGCGTCTGCTCTGTTACGAGCTGGCATCGTGCCGCTCCATTTGTGGATGACGGACCTGTATGAGAAAGCTGCATTTGGAACCGCGATCCTCTTCTGCGCACCATTGGTTGGGGCGTACGCCATGATGCGGCTCGTTCTTCCCATTGCTCCGGAATGGGCCTTGCAATGCATCGCCATCCTCTCGATTGTGACCGCCGTTTACGCTGCGGGAATGGCTCTGGTTCAGCAGGAAGCGCGGCGGATGTTCTGCTATCTGTGTCTCTGCCAGTCGTCGCTTGTGCTGGCCGGGCTCGAACTGGTTACGCCCATCGGGCTGACCGGAGCGCTGTGTGTATGGCTCTCGGTCGGACTTTCTCTCACCGGATTTGGAATCACGCTGCGATGTATCGAAGCGAGAATCGGTCGGGTTTCCCTGGATGAGTTCCATGGACTCTATCGTCAGATGCCGACACTCGCGGGCTTCTTTCTGTTGACCGGCCTGGCGTCCATCGGCTTTCCAGCGACGGTCGGATTCGTCGGAATGGAACTGCTGATTGAAGGCGCGGTCGATGTTTATCCGCTGATCGGCACCATGGTCGTCCTCGCGGCTGCTCTGAACGGAATCGTCGTTCTGATGGCCTACTTTCGAATCTTCACAGGACGCCAGCAGCCGACCAACATCCCCATGCATGCCCGCCCTGCCGAGCGTGTCGCTGTCCTTCTTCTCACGCTGCTGATTCTTGGTGGGGGACTGTATCCGCATCCGGGAGTCGCCTTGCGTTATCACGCAGCTCGAGAGCTGACCCAGCAACGGAACCGCCGCAATCTCTCGGATCCAGACACATCCGCTGGTTCCGAGGCCGAGCAACAGTCTCGAAACCAGAACTCGCATCGTTAA
- a CDS encoding DUF2309 domain-containing protein: MSETHAQVFPLKDERSSDSRQETHEQLRQAFEHAVHYLPTQGPISVFVHHNTLHPLEDLPFAEAVRKGYEVYGGEPYLSEHRYRDELRSGRILLDDLRQILMDDLGDRADDLVASFGTRYMVRFAMLRMTLHSATDAELRWLLAESDLLKSFHEEVSPQRREQIVALTCDWISQRDISELPAVVRTLLSEYRSNDPGSWHSTEQEAFALKLLWRVCHQGVHAADPTKRDRQSCSYREKIFSVAGQAAESRVNDLLIRFCSVYLDRGLASWSLPDRQKGFAFAFAQLLSRRVPIRRSWTRMLREDLEPLLKGDFDPLESIATSLSALGVELEETERFILQTLLSMRGWAGMIWQLESHAPWSSQSPPPGTLLEFLAVRLLLERHSIACALRGRSGVGDLADLAAHVHRNGSRSQTHRIDQRAYAVFQLAQVCGWTFDQLLQMSQRQWKCLIEELDEFSSLERRRILQLGYERRYAHRALDAIAVHSRRRRELNHPTDRSPAFHAVFCIDDREESFRRHLEEVDPECRTSSAAGFFAVAMYYRGAEQAHYRPLCPNVIQPQHYVREEPLFSTIDASRRRAGRRRTLGMLAHHVNSGSRTLVGGWITGILGAVHAVPMVARIMAPLLTSQIRESMNTWVKTPATELHLERTDGEPGKSPEALGYSLNEMASIVVRVLEDLGMVENLSQIVFFCGHGSSSLNNPHESAYNCGACSGGRGGPNARAFAMMANDPRARRLVAERGIAIPDDVYFLGGYHNTCNDRVEYYDLDRLPRSHRALFRRMETSLNEARARNAHERARRFESAPADLTPREALEHVEQRAEDLSQARPEYNHATNALVIVGRREWSRGLFLDRRAFLTSYDPSIDDEQASILSRILAAAIPVCAGISLEYYFSTVDVERYGCGSKLPHNVASMLGVMTGAASDLRPGLSQQMVEIHEPMRILFVIETTPQSMLSIIENNPVIARLVKGEWVHLAVLDAETSEIQKYEKGRFEPYLPQEKELPEVASSIDWYFNRRDHLGFASVTESTPSVRPHLSTYSVTAGGDA; this comes from the coding sequence ATGTCCGAAACTCATGCTCAGGTCTTTCCGTTGAAAGACGAGAGATCCTCCGACAGTCGTCAGGAGACGCATGAGCAATTGCGGCAGGCATTCGAGCACGCTGTTCATTACCTGCCGACACAGGGACCGATCTCAGTCTTTGTCCACCACAATACGCTCCATCCGCTGGAAGATCTGCCGTTCGCCGAGGCCGTTCGGAAAGGATATGAAGTCTACGGAGGAGAGCCTTATCTTTCGGAACATCGTTACCGCGACGAATTGCGATCAGGCCGCATTCTGCTCGACGATCTGCGGCAGATTCTGATGGATGACCTCGGCGATCGAGCCGACGATTTGGTCGCCTCGTTCGGAACCCGCTACATGGTTCGGTTCGCCATGCTGCGGATGACGCTGCATTCCGCGACAGATGCCGAGCTTCGCTGGCTGCTGGCCGAATCAGACCTGCTGAAATCATTCCACGAAGAAGTTTCGCCCCAGCGGCGCGAACAGATTGTCGCCCTCACCTGCGATTGGATCAGTCAGCGTGACATCAGCGAACTTCCCGCTGTCGTGCGAACGTTGTTGAGTGAGTATCGCTCGAATGATCCTGGTTCGTGGCACTCCACGGAGCAGGAGGCGTTTGCGTTGAAGCTGTTGTGGCGGGTTTGTCATCAGGGCGTTCATGCCGCTGATCCTACGAAGCGGGATCGGCAGTCATGCAGTTATCGTGAGAAGATTTTCAGCGTGGCTGGTCAGGCTGCTGAATCGCGAGTCAACGATCTGTTGATTCGCTTCTGTTCGGTCTATCTGGACCGGGGCCTGGCGTCGTGGTCGCTGCCTGATCGGCAAAAAGGCTTTGCCTTCGCATTCGCTCAACTCCTTTCTCGACGCGTCCCGATTCGGCGTTCCTGGACGCGAATGCTTCGCGAGGATCTCGAGCCGCTTCTTAAAGGAGATTTCGATCCCCTCGAATCGATCGCCACGTCACTGTCCGCGCTCGGAGTCGAGCTGGAGGAGACCGAACGGTTTATCTTGCAGACGCTACTCTCGATGCGAGGATGGGCCGGAATGATCTGGCAACTGGAGTCGCATGCCCCGTGGTCGTCCCAGTCGCCTCCACCTGGGACGCTGCTGGAGTTTCTTGCGGTTCGACTGCTGCTGGAACGTCACTCCATCGCCTGTGCGTTGCGGGGGCGTTCGGGAGTCGGTGATCTGGCCGATCTCGCCGCCCATGTTCATCGGAACGGTTCGCGATCTCAGACTCACCGCATCGATCAGCGGGCCTATGCAGTCTTTCAGCTTGCCCAGGTTTGCGGTTGGACGTTCGACCAACTGCTGCAAATGTCGCAGCGGCAATGGAAGTGTTTGATTGAAGAGCTGGACGAGTTCAGTAGTCTTGAACGTCGTCGAATTCTCCAGTTGGGATACGAGCGACGATATGCACACAGGGCACTCGATGCGATCGCCGTGCATTCGCGTCGTCGAAGAGAGCTCAATCACCCGACCGATCGCAGCCCCGCCTTTCACGCCGTGTTCTGCATAGACGATCGTGAGGAGTCGTTTCGGCGTCATCTGGAAGAAGTGGATCCGGAATGCAGGACGTCGTCGGCGGCGGGGTTCTTCGCCGTCGCGATGTATTATCGAGGAGCCGAACAGGCTCACTACCGGCCTCTTTGCCCGAACGTGATTCAACCGCAACACTATGTTCGTGAAGAGCCTCTGTTTTCGACGATCGATGCCAGTAGAAGGCGCGCCGGTCGGCGTCGAACCCTGGGCATGCTGGCACATCACGTCAACTCCGGATCTCGGACTCTGGTCGGTGGATGGATTACGGGCATCCTCGGAGCTGTCCACGCAGTCCCGATGGTCGCCCGCATCATGGCGCCGCTGTTGACCTCGCAGATCCGCGAATCGATGAACACCTGGGTGAAGACTCCTGCGACGGAGCTTCACCTTGAGCGGACAGACGGCGAGCCCGGCAAATCACCCGAAGCACTGGGCTATTCCCTGAATGAGATGGCTTCCATTGTTGTTCGGGTGCTCGAAGATCTCGGAATGGTCGAGAATCTGTCGCAGATTGTTTTCTTCTGTGGCCATGGTTCGAGCAGCCTTAATAATCCGCACGAATCGGCTTACAACTGCGGAGCCTGCAGCGGCGGGCGCGGCGGGCCGAACGCGCGGGCCTTCGCAATGATGGCGAACGATCCACGAGCCCGGCGACTGGTCGCTGAACGGGGGATTGCTATTCCCGACGACGTTTATTTCCTCGGCGGATACCACAATACCTGCAATGATCGTGTCGAGTATTACGACCTCGATCGTCTGCCCCGCTCTCACCGCGCTCTCTTCCGTCGAATGGAGACGAGTCTCAATGAGGCTCGTGCGAGAAATGCCCACGAACGCGCGAGACGGTTCGAATCGGCTCCCGCGGATCTGACGCCCCGCGAAGCGCTCGAACATGTCGAGCAGAGGGCGGAAGATTTGTCTCAGGCAAGACCGGAGTACAACCATGCCACCAATGCTCTAGTGATCGTCGGGCGACGCGAGTGGAGTCGTGGACTGTTTCTTGATCGCCGGGCCTTTCTCACGTCCTACGATCCGAGCATTGATGATGAACAGGCATCGATCCTGAGTCGTATCCTCGCGGCGGCGATTCCGGTCTGTGCCGGAATCAGTCTGGAATATTACTTCTCCACAGTCGATGTCGAACGTTACGGCTGCGGCTCGAAGCTTCCACATAACGTCGCCTCCATGCTCGGTGTTATGACCGGAGCGGCCAGCGATCTCCGGCCAGGGCTCTCTCAACAGATGGTTGAGATTCACGAGCCGATGCGGATTCTGTTCGTCATCGAGACAACTCCTCAATCGATGCTCTCGATCATTGAGAACAATCCGGTCATCGCTCGACTCGTCAAAGGTGAGTGGGTGCATCTGGCGGTTCTTGATGCGGAGACTTCGGAAATTCAGAAGTATGAGAAGGGACGGTTCGAACCTTACCTCCCCCAGGAGAAAGAACTGCCTGAAGTGGCGTCCTCGATTGACTGGTATTTCAATCGTCGTGATCACCTCGGCTTCGCTTCAGTGACGGAGTCCACTCCGAGTGTGCGGCCTCATCTCAGTACCTACTCAGTGACCGCCGGAGGTGACGCATGA
- a CDS encoding proton-conducting transporter transmembrane domain-containing protein, which produces MTIDSVFQGLGIVTVAGPVLLLFLLGLSALLGIRLNEGFISRTTQLSVLVTLVPAMTILVLMLIVGTRYVPVEIGNWVTIPEQDFHFHLKFVFDRLSVPFLLLSCVLCGVVGTFTRRYLHREEGYSRFFLFYAIFFAGMVISSLAATIETLFVGWEMVGLSSALLVAYFLERENPVRNGQRIWSIYRLSDAAFLIAAITMHHLTEEGDFGGLMSSGIWPAGTAAVTPSQALLVGSLLLIAAAGKSALFPFSGWLPRAMEGPTPSSAIFYGALSVHLGAYLLLRVSPLLAASLVLQILVISLGAVSACFGGIMSRVQSDIKGSLACASVTQVGIIFIEIGLGLEYLALIHIIGHACLRTLQLLRAPSLLRDYDSVENAVGTRPVQDTLSVVQMLPKRFQHWCYRCGFDRGFMDVALDEWVVRPFRAVFLGFDHLERRISGWMSSEPGPEVDDADRHAESAGRAA; this is translated from the coding sequence ATGACGATCGATTCTGTCTTCCAGGGCCTGGGAATCGTGACGGTTGCCGGTCCGGTCCTGTTGCTCTTTCTGCTGGGGCTTTCTGCTCTGCTGGGTATCAGACTGAACGAAGGTTTCATCTCCCGCACGACACAGCTGTCGGTGCTGGTGACGCTTGTTCCCGCCATGACGATTCTGGTTCTCATGCTCATCGTGGGAACACGATATGTACCGGTTGAGATCGGCAACTGGGTGACGATTCCCGAACAGGACTTCCATTTTCATCTGAAGTTCGTGTTCGATCGATTGAGCGTTCCTTTTCTGCTCCTCTCCTGCGTGCTTTGTGGCGTGGTGGGAACATTCACCCGCCGGTATCTGCACCGGGAGGAAGGCTACTCGCGATTCTTCCTGTTCTATGCGATCTTCTTTGCCGGAATGGTGATCTCATCGCTTGCCGCCACCATTGAGACGTTGTTTGTTGGCTGGGAGATGGTGGGGCTGTCTTCGGCTCTTCTCGTGGCGTACTTTCTGGAGCGAGAAAATCCCGTCAGGAATGGGCAGCGAATCTGGTCGATTTACCGGCTCTCGGATGCCGCTTTTCTCATCGCCGCGATTACCATGCATCACTTGACCGAAGAGGGTGACTTCGGCGGTTTGATGAGTTCCGGGATCTGGCCGGCGGGAACCGCTGCGGTCACGCCCTCTCAGGCGTTGCTGGTGGGGTCACTTCTGTTGATAGCCGCAGCCGGCAAGTCAGCTCTCTTCCCGTTTTCCGGCTGGCTGCCGAGAGCCATGGAAGGACCAACACCTTCCAGCGCCATTTTCTACGGGGCGCTCTCCGTTCATCTTGGCGCATACCTGCTGCTGCGGGTAAGCCCGCTGCTCGCTGCATCGCTGGTGCTGCAGATTCTGGTCATCTCGCTGGGGGCGGTCTCGGCCTGCTTTGGCGGAATCATGTCACGGGTTCAGAGTGATATTAAAGGCTCCCTCGCGTGTGCTTCTGTGACGCAAGTCGGGATCATCTTCATCGAGATCGGTCTCGGCCTTGAGTATCTCGCTCTGATTCACATTATCGGGCATGCCTGCCTGCGGACGCTGCAGTTGCTGCGGGCTCCCAGTTTGCTGCGTGATTACGATTCGGTTGAGAACGCCGTGGGCACCCGGCCGGTTCAGGACACCCTGTCGGTCGTGCAGATGCTTCCCAAGAGGTTCCAGCACTGGTGTTATCGCTGCGGTTTCGACCGCGGGTTCATGGACGTGGCTCTCGATGAATGGGTTGTCCGGCCTTTTCGAGCGGTCTTTCTGGGCTTCGATCATCTGGAACGTCGGATTTCCGGCTGGATGTCGAGTGAACCAGGCCCGGAAGTGGATGATGCGGACAGGCATGCGGAATCTGCGGGGAGAGCTGCCTGA